In a single window of the Mus musculus strain C57BL/6J chromosome 6, GRCm38.p6 C57BL/6J genome:
- the Asprv1 gene encoding retroviral-like aspartic protease 1, translating into MRNPGGPGWASKRPLQKKQNTACLCAQQPARHFVPAPFNSSRQGKNTAQPTEPSLSSVIAPTLFCAFLYLACVTAELPEVSRRMATSGVRSKEGRREHAFVPEPFTGTNLAPSLWLHRFEVIDDLNHWDHATKLRFLKESLKGDALDVYNGLSSQAQGDFSFVKQALLRAFGAPGEAFSEPEEILFANSMGKGYYLKGKVGHVPVRFLVDSGAQVSVVHPALWEEVTDGDLDTLRPFNNVVKVANGAEMKILGVWDTEISLGKTKLKAEFLVANASAEEAIIGTDVLQDHNAVLDFEHRTCTLKGKKFRLLPVGSSLEDEFDLELIEEEEGSSAPEGSH; encoded by the coding sequence ATGAGGAACCCTGGGGGCCCAGGTTGGGCATCAAAAAGGCCCCTGCAGAAGAAGCAGAACACAGCCTGCCTCTGTGCCCAGCAGCCAGCCAGACACTTTGTACCGGCTCCCTTCAACTCGTCCAGGCAGGGCAAGAACACGGCCCAGCCGACAGAGCCCTCGCTCTCCAGCGTGATTGCGCCCACACTCTTCTGTGCGTTTCTTTACTTGGCTTGTGTTACTGCTGAACTTCCAGAGGTGAGCAGAAGGATGGCCACCAGCGGAGTCAGAAGCAAGGAAGGACGCCGGGAGCATGCCTTCGTCCCAGAACCTTTCACTGGTACTAACTTAGCTCCCAGCCTTTGGCTGCACCGCTTTGAAGTCATTGATGACCTCAACCATTGGGATCATGCCACCAAACTGAGGTTCCTGAAAGAGTCGCTCAAGGGAGATGCCCTGGATGTCtacaatggactcagttcccaggCCCAGGGCGATTTCAGTTTTGTGAAGCAAGCCCTCCTGAGGGCCTTTGGGGCCCCTGGGGAGGCCTTCAGTGAGCCCGAAGAGATTTTGTTTGCCAACAGCATGGGTAAGGGCTACTACCTTAAAGGGAAGGTTGGCCATGTGCCTGTGAGATTCCTGGTGGACTCTGGGGCTCAGGTGTCTGTGGTTCACCCCGCCTTATGGGAGGAGGTCACTGATGGTGACCTGGATACTCTTCGTCCTTTTAACAATGTGGTCAAAGTGGCCAATGGGGCAGAGATGAAGATCTTGGGTGTGTGGGACACAGAAATTAGCCTGGGCAAGACAAAGCTGAAGGCCGAGTTTCTGGTGGCCAACGCCAGCGCAGAAGAGGCTATTATTGGCACAGACGTCTTGCAGGACCACAATGCCGTGCTGGACTTCGAACACCGCACCTGCACCCTGAAGGGGAAGAAGTTCCGCCTGCTCCCTGTCGGGAGCTCCTTGGAGGATGAGTTTGACCTGGAGCTtattgaggaagaggaggggtcTTCTGCACCGGAGGGCTCCCACTAA